The following proteins are encoded in a genomic region of Pungitius pungitius chromosome 17, fPunPun2.1, whole genome shotgun sequence:
- the nrsn1l gene encoding neurensin 1-like, whose protein sequence is MCVPVSLLGGVQGVMTGVSGSESCGREAGSSCLRFGVRSYLHHFYQECSSSVRERDPPGGRGRVRRPRSTLWWKSAVWKVYLALGLPVLTLGIAILSVGYSTPHRIESFGEGDLFFVDTEAVSFNRGLRLSAAAGVGLACLGSALAAMGVVFLVLPGAKLE, encoded by the exons ATG TGTGTTCCTGTATCTCTGCTGGGAGGTGTGCAAGGTGTGATGACCGGGGTCTCTGGCTCGGAATCCTGCGGGCGTGAG GCGGGTTCCAGCTGTCTTCGCTTCGGGGTGCGTTCCTATCTGCACCACTTCTACCAGGAGTGCTCGTCCTCCGTGCGGGAGAGAGACCCCCCCGGGGGCCGGGGTCGGGTCCGGAGGCCGAGGTCAACGCTGTGGTGGAAGTCTGCGGTCTGGAAG GTGTACCTGGCCCTGGGTCTGCCCGTGCTGACTTTGGGCATCGCCATCCTGTCCGTCGGTTACTCCACCCCCCACAGAATCGAGTCGTTCGGGGAGGGGGACCTGTTTTTCGTGGACACCGAGGCGGTCAGCTTCAACCGGGGGCTGCGCCTCAGCGCCGCCGCAGGGGTCGGGCTCGCCTGCCTCGGATCGGCGCTGGCGGCGATGGGGGTGGTGTTTTTGGTCCTCCCCGGGGCCAAACTGGAATAG